In Candidatus Zixiibacteriota bacterium, a genomic segment contains:
- a CDS encoding SMC family ATPase, whose amino-acid sequence MILRKLRLSNFRRFENLEIRFVDGIIGIVGRNGAGKSTILEAILWCLYGNKAARTGKDGIKRQTAEEKDACLVELEFELGGNAYCLTRTISGKSNRTDTSLTRQGELDAVTTKEVELYLIRLLGLNLKGFLSSFFARQKELNALSDARPAERRNHLAKMLGVGRLDAAIESLKADIRLTREKIKTLESVQIDPQETKSNLAHKKDGLETLVKEESAEQEHLTGLNGKFQKISDEIKSYQRAETSFNRLDKEKAAIAAGRDSLSRGKKDLERKHGELEQAVKQLPELEKSVKGLDKLKNQVEDLMEAKVRWDERTHLINDLDELNAKENRNNGRRSELSREISELTDNKEQFGDPESAIGEFEKKQDYLRKKYLDESQKLAALNSELQKLKAQKKQIKKLGPDAVCELCLRPFGDEFSQIETHFKQEMLSLEEKTGPLKSYLEELKSAGTELNMKIESARNEKRKLEKITLQLAAAEAEFKAAEQIISDNLSAREKIAGRISEIGQVEFSPETLIQTENDFKRLQEERDLFLSLCEKAKQRDEILSSINHLEKELSQSNTREQELNSELDKLNYDPETYSNLQTEVESQRDEIGKTELNLERLKGGIRLIESEIKTIESQLEQYHQVKSEISILREQLTYQEKLNLLFAEFRVYLIGRIRPALSTRTSQLFNEMTDGRYQQAELDENYNLCLFDRGESFPIDRFSGGEIDLANLCFRLAISIEMAETAGIDQSFIILDEIFGSQDSVRQELIINGLAKLKNRFRQIIIVSHIEEVKELAENIIAIEAEDSGLSHVSVIGDL is encoded by the coding sequence ATGATTCTGAGAAAACTCCGATTGAGCAATTTTCGCCGGTTTGAAAATCTGGAAATTCGATTTGTCGATGGGATTATCGGAATTGTGGGGCGCAACGGGGCGGGGAAATCAACCATCCTCGAAGCCATTTTGTGGTGCCTATACGGTAATAAAGCGGCCCGAACAGGAAAAGACGGAATAAAACGCCAAACCGCCGAAGAAAAAGATGCCTGTTTAGTTGAATTGGAGTTCGAGCTTGGCGGTAACGCTTATTGCCTGACGCGAACAATATCCGGAAAATCGAATAGAACCGATACTTCTCTTACCCGTCAGGGTGAATTAGATGCCGTTACGACTAAAGAGGTTGAGCTATATTTGATTCGTCTTCTCGGTCTTAATCTGAAAGGATTTCTCTCCAGCTTTTTCGCCCGTCAAAAAGAACTCAACGCTCTTTCCGACGCTCGACCGGCCGAGCGCCGGAATCACCTGGCTAAAATGCTTGGGGTTGGCCGGCTGGATGCCGCGATTGAATCTCTGAAAGCCGATATAAGACTGACCCGGGAGAAGATAAAAACTCTTGAAAGTGTGCAGATCGATCCTCAAGAGACCAAATCTAACCTGGCTCATAAAAAGGATGGTTTGGAGACTCTTGTAAAGGAAGAATCGGCTGAGCAGGAGCATTTGACGGGATTGAATGGAAAATTCCAGAAAATTTCAGACGAGATTAAATCATATCAAAGGGCTGAAACTTCATTTAACCGTTTGGATAAGGAAAAAGCCGCGATCGCAGCCGGACGAGATAGTCTTTCGCGGGGGAAAAAAGATCTTGAGCGCAAGCATGGCGAGTTGGAGCAGGCGGTTAAGCAATTACCCGAATTGGAAAAGAGTGTCAAGGGATTGGACAAGCTAAAGAATCAGGTTGAGGATTTAATGGAAGCCAAAGTCAGATGGGATGAAAGAACACACCTGATAAACGATCTTGATGAGCTTAATGCCAAAGAAAATCGTAATAATGGGCGGCGATCCGAGTTATCTCGGGAAATATCTGAATTAACGGACAATAAAGAGCAATTTGGTGATCCCGAATCAGCAATCGGAGAATTTGAAAAAAAGCAGGATTATCTCCGCAAAAAATATCTTGACGAATCACAGAAATTGGCGGCCTTGAACTCGGAATTACAAAAGCTCAAAGCCCAAAAAAAACAAATTAAAAAGCTGGGCCCCGATGCTGTTTGTGAATTATGTTTGCGCCCGTTTGGAGATGAGTTTTCGCAGATAGAAACTCATTTCAAACAGGAAATGCTATCGCTTGAAGAAAAAACAGGGCCGTTAAAATCGTATTTGGAGGAATTAAAATCGGCCGGAACTGAGCTTAATATGAAAATCGAGTCGGCCCGCAATGAGAAAAGGAAATTGGAGAAAATTACCCTTCAGTTGGCAGCCGCCGAAGCCGAATTCAAGGCCGCGGAACAGATAATCAGCGATAATTTGAGCGCCAGGGAAAAAATTGCAGGGCGAATATCTGAGATTGGACAGGTTGAATTCTCCCCGGAAACCCTGATTCAAACGGAAAATGATTTCAAACGGCTGCAAGAAGAGAGAGATTTATTTCTAAGTTTATGCGAAAAGGCCAAACAACGGGATGAAATTCTGTCAAGCATTAATCACTTGGAAAAGGAATTGTCGCAAAGTAATACTCGTGAGCAGGAACTCAATAGTGAACTCGATAAATTGAATTATGATCCGGAGACTTATTCGAATCTTCAAACAGAAGTTGAGTCTCAAAGAGATGAAATTGGCAAAACAGAGTTGAATCTGGAACGATTAAAGGGCGGTATTCGGTTAATTGAAAGTGAAATTAAAACCATTGAATCCCAGCTTGAACAATATCATCAGGTAAAATCCGAAATTTCGATCCTGCGGGAGCAATTGACGTATCAGGAAAAGTTAAATTTATTATTCGCCGAATTTCGAGTGTATTTAATTGGCCGGATTCGACCTGCCTTATCGACGCGTACCTCGCAATTATTCAACGAAATGACCGACGGTCGTTACCAGCAGGCGGAACTCGATGAAAACTACAATTTGTGTCTCTTTGATAGAGGCGAGAGTTTCCCGATAGACCGTTTTTCAGGCGGAGAAATCGACCTTGCCAATTTATGCTTTAGACTGGCGATTTCAATCGAAATGGCTGAAACGGCCGGAATTGACCAGAGCTTTATTATTCTTGACGAAATTTTCGGTTCCCAGGACAGCGTTAGACAGGAATTGATTATCAATGGGCTGGCGAAGCTGAAAAACAGATTTCGGCAAATAATAATTGTATCTCATATCGAAGAAGTCAAAGAGCTTGCGGAAAATATAATCGCGATTGAAGCAGAAGACTCGGGATTGAGCCATGTCTCCGTTATTGGTGATTTATGA